From a single Xiphophorus maculatus strain JP 163 A chromosome 5, X_maculatus-5.0-male, whole genome shotgun sequence genomic region:
- the LOC106699979 gene encoding zinc finger protein OZF-like yields MEAGFYHKDLLNGFDVKQMLVVKEEAPEDHTPVAELHDPKPQQIKEEEEEVCIILGTEPLNAKEETDVTPIKSEDDKESILLSQLYQDQIKKRELSEEVEDCEVDFISVVVKDDEEDSDVNYSASELEHSSDSGQKTEEEDSDWKERRALESDGNINNPCSSSEFTAESVHCCPVQGDMTHSEMGSSSSLHNECFTETKNVDSGRKVQTGMKFSCEDCGKTLSGKYTLNTHKTIHTGQKAFCCDVCGRRFGDKSGLKRHKIIHTGAKPFCCDICGQRFGYKSSINTHMITHTGQKPFSCDICGQRFSQKGSLNTHVSSHTGQKHFCCDLCGQRFNRKSSLNTHMRTHTGQKPFCCDICGQRFSQKSTLTTHARIHTGQKPFCCDVCGRRFGDKSSLNRHKIIHTGQQPFCCVICGRKFGNKSSLNRHMRIHSGGEII; encoded by the exons atgGAGGCTGGTTTCTACCATAAGGATCTGCTGAACGGATTCG atgtTAAGCAGATGTTGGTGGTTAAAGAAGAAGCTCCTGAAGACCACACACCTGTTGCTGAGTTGCATGACCCAAAGCCGCAGCAGataaaggaggaagaagaggaagtcTGCATCATTCTGGGTACAGAGCCGCTCAATGCAAAGGAGGAAACTGATGTTACTCCTATAAAGAGTGAGGATGACAAAGAGTCCATTCTGCTCTCACAACTTTATCAagaccaaattaaaaaaagagagcttTCAGAAGAGGTAGAAGATTGCgaagttgattttatttctgtagtcgTTAAGGATGACGAAGAGGACAGTGATGTAAATTACTCAGCCTCTGAGCTTGAACACTCGTCAGACTCTGGACAGAAAACTGAGGAAGAGGACAGTGACTGGAAGGAGAGAAGAGCTCTGGAGTCAGACGGAAACATTAACAACCCCTGTAGCTCCTCTGAGTTTACTGCAGAATCTGTTCACTGTTGCCCTGTTCAGGGAGACATGACACATTCAGAAATGGGATCTTCAAGCTCGCTGCATAATGAATGTTTTACAGAGACGAAAAATGTGGACTCAGGAAGGAAAGTCCAGACAGGAATGAAGTTTAGCTGTGAAGACTGTGGTAAAACGCTCAGTGGAAAATACActttaaacacacacaagacAATCCACACAGGACAGAAAGctttctgttgtgatgtttgtggACGAAGATTTGGTGACAAATCAGGTTTAAAAAGACATAAGATAATCCATACAGGAGCTAAACCTTTCTGTTGTGACATTTGTGGACAAAGATTTGGTTATAAATCaagcataaacacacacatgatAACCCACACAGGGCAGAAACCTTTCAGTTGTGATATTTGTGGACAGAGATTTAGCCAAAAAGGAAGCTTAAACACACACGTGAGCAGCCACACtggacagaaacatttctgctgtgatCTCTGTGGACAAAGATTTAACCGTAAATCAAGTTTAAATACACACATGAGAACCCACACAGGCCAGAAACCATTTTGTTGTGATATTTGTGGACAACGATTTAGCCAAAAATCCACTCTAACTACCCATGCGAGAATCCACACAGGACAGAAACCTTTTTGTTGTGATGTCTGTGGACGAAGATTTGGTGATAAATCAAGTCTAAACAGACACAAGATAATCCACACTGGACAACAACCTTTCTGTTGTGTTATCTGTGGACGGAAATTTGGtaataaatcaagtttaaacAGACACATGAGAATCCACTCTGGAGGGGAAATTATTTAA
- the LOC102230939 gene encoding Kv channel-interacting protein 2-like isoform X2, giving the protein MKSRSQDQSLSDSRELDRSFDPLTGNPLTKPNKKTIKQRFLKLLPCYPSGSSSSITQRSLTEEGELSTVRYRPEGLDNLVQQTNFSKKELQECPSGVVNEDTFKSIYSHFFPQGDSSMYAHFLFEAFDTHNNGLVSFEDFAVSLSIILKGSITDKLNWAFNLYDLNKDGCITREEMTDIMHSIYNMMGKHTYPSMRDSAPKEHVDRFFQKMDKNKDGVVTIEEFLETCQKDENIMHSMHLFDNVI; this is encoded by the exons GTAACCCTCTTACCAAACCcaacaaaaagacaattaaaCAGCGCTTCCTCAAACTTCTGCCCTGCTATCCCTCCGGCTCCAGCTCTTCAATTACTCAAA GAAGTTTAACTGAAGAGGGGGAGCTGTCCACGGTGCGTTACAGACCTGAGGGACTTGACAATCTGGTTCAGCAGactaatttcagcaaaaaggaGCTGCAG GAGTGCCCCAGTGGTGTTGTGAACGAGGATACGTTTAAAAGTATCTACTCCCACTTCTTCCCTCAGGGAG ATTCAAGTATGTACGCACATTTCCTGTTTGAAGCCTTTGACACCCACAACAATGGACTGGTTAGCTTTGAA GACTTTGCGGTAAGTCTGTCCATCATTTTAAAAGGATCCATCACTGACAAACTGAACTGGGCCTTCAATCTGTATGACCTGAACAAGGATGGCTGCATCACCAGAGAA GAGATGACAGACATAATGCACTCTATCTACAACATGATGGGGAAGCATACATACCCCAGCATGAGGGACAGCGCTCCAAAGGAACATGTTGACAGGTTCTTCCAG AAAATGGACAAGAATAAAGATGGAGTGGTCACCATTGAGGAATTCTTGGAAACATGCCAAAAG GATGAAAACATCATGCACTCCATGCACTTGTTTGACAATGTCATCTGA
- the LOC102230939 gene encoding Kv channel-interacting protein 2-like isoform X1, with protein MKSRSQDQSLSDSRELDRSFDPLTGNPLTKPNKKTIKQRFLKLLPCYPSGSSSSITQRSLTEEGELSTVRYRPEGLDNLVQQTNFSKKELQVLYRGFKNECPSGVVNEDTFKSIYSHFFPQGDSSMYAHFLFEAFDTHNNGLVSFEDFAVSLSIILKGSITDKLNWAFNLYDLNKDGCITREEMTDIMHSIYNMMGKHTYPSMRDSAPKEHVDRFFQKMDKNKDGVVTIEEFLETCQKDENIMHSMHLFDNVI; from the exons GTAACCCTCTTACCAAACCcaacaaaaagacaattaaaCAGCGCTTCCTCAAACTTCTGCCCTGCTATCCCTCCGGCTCCAGCTCTTCAATTACTCAAA GAAGTTTAACTGAAGAGGGGGAGCTGTCCACGGTGCGTTACAGACCTGAGGGACTTGACAATCTGGTTCAGCAGactaatttcagcaaaaaggaGCTGCAGGTTCTTTACCGGGGAttcaaaaat GAGTGCCCCAGTGGTGTTGTGAACGAGGATACGTTTAAAAGTATCTACTCCCACTTCTTCCCTCAGGGAG ATTCAAGTATGTACGCACATTTCCTGTTTGAAGCCTTTGACACCCACAACAATGGACTGGTTAGCTTTGAA GACTTTGCGGTAAGTCTGTCCATCATTTTAAAAGGATCCATCACTGACAAACTGAACTGGGCCTTCAATCTGTATGACCTGAACAAGGATGGCTGCATCACCAGAGAA GAGATGACAGACATAATGCACTCTATCTACAACATGATGGGGAAGCATACATACCCCAGCATGAGGGACAGCGCTCCAAAGGAACATGTTGACAGGTTCTTCCAG AAAATGGACAAGAATAAAGATGGAGTGGTCACCATTGAGGAATTCTTGGAAACATGCCAAAAG GATGAAAACATCATGCACTCCATGCACTTGTTTGACAATGTCATCTGA